In Agromyces sp. G08B096, a genomic segment contains:
- the recF gene encoding DNA replication/repair protein RecF, with the protein MHVERLSLTDYRNYARAELELGPGATVLVGRNGQGKTNLVESIGYLATLGSHRVSGDQALIRAGADAAIVRALLAHGDRRVLVELQLNRQGANKAQLNRSQVKPRELPRYAHSVLFAPEDLAIVRGEPSVRRRLLDELLVQRTPRLAGVLSDYERVLKQRNTLLKSARARGLRPDALPTLDIWDERLVELGSELIDQRLALVTELAQPLADAYRAIVDADHAPSLRPVLSIDGADPEDDDAMADASAEASVDRVSTAERFAAALRSRRSKELERGLTLSGPHRDDVLLLLNGLPAKGYASHGESWSFALALRLASAELLRRDSSTGDPVLVLDDVFAELDRLRRERLAAAIGGFEQVLVTAAVLEDVPEPLTARIVHIESGRIVDAGAEHEDGAGDAEEPAAGEASEASDAPDRSAHV; encoded by the coding sequence GTGCACGTCGAACGCCTCTCCCTCACCGACTACCGCAACTACGCGCGCGCCGAGCTGGAGCTCGGTCCGGGCGCCACGGTGCTCGTCGGCCGCAACGGTCAGGGCAAGACGAACCTCGTCGAGTCGATCGGCTATCTCGCGACGCTCGGCTCGCACCGGGTCTCCGGTGATCAGGCGCTCATCCGCGCCGGCGCCGACGCGGCCATCGTGCGGGCGCTGCTCGCCCACGGCGACCGGCGCGTGCTCGTCGAGCTGCAGCTGAACCGGCAGGGTGCGAACAAGGCGCAGCTCAACCGCTCGCAGGTGAAGCCGCGCGAGCTGCCGCGCTACGCGCACTCGGTGCTCTTCGCCCCCGAAGACCTCGCGATCGTGCGGGGCGAGCCGTCCGTGCGCCGACGGCTCCTCGACGAGCTGCTGGTGCAGCGCACTCCGCGTCTCGCCGGCGTGCTCTCCGACTACGAGCGCGTGCTGAAGCAGCGCAACACCCTGCTGAAGAGCGCCAGGGCACGGGGACTCCGGCCCGACGCGCTGCCCACGCTCGACATCTGGGACGAGCGCCTCGTCGAGCTCGGCTCGGAGCTCATCGATCAGCGGCTCGCGCTCGTCACGGAGCTGGCTCAGCCGCTCGCCGACGCGTACCGCGCGATCGTCGATGCCGACCATGCGCCGTCGCTCCGGCCGGTGCTCTCGATCGACGGCGCCGACCCCGAAGACGACGACGCGATGGCGGATGCCTCGGCCGAGGCATCCGTCGACCGGGTCTCGACCGCCGAGCGCTTCGCGGCGGCCCTCCGTTCGCGGCGCAGCAAGGAGCTCGAGCGAGGGCTCACGCTCTCAGGTCCGCACCGCGACGACGTGCTGCTGCTGCTGAACGGCCTGCCGGCGAAGGGGTATGCGAGCCATGGCGAGTCGTGGTCGTTCGCCCTCGCGCTGCGGCTCGCGTCGGCCGAGCTGCTGCGCCGCGATTCGTCGACGGGCGATCCGGTGCTCGTGCTCGACGACGTGTTCGCCGAGCTCGACCGGCTTCGTCGCGAGCGTCTCGCCGCGGCGATCGGCGGGTTCGAGCAGGTGCTCGTCACGGCCGCGGTGCTCGAGGACGTGCCCGAGCCGCTCACGGCGCGCATCGTGCACATCGAGTCCGGCCGCATCGTCGACGCGGGCGCTGAGCACGAGGACGGGGCGGGCGACGCGGAAGAGCCCGCCGCCGGCGAGGCATCCGAGGCATCCGATGCACCTGATCGGAGCGCGCATGTCTGA